A single genomic interval of Syntrophobotulus glycolicus DSM 8271 harbors:
- the purD gene encoding phosphoribosylamine--glycine ligase yields MSAEVSQGKNILVIGGGGREHALAWKLAQSPLCAKIFVAPGNAGTAEWNVPIKADDFPALIKFAQEQKIEITIVGPEDPLSLGIVNAFQAEGLKIFGPTREAARLEGSKAFAKEIMDEAAVPTAQYKVFTDQEEAEAYIGRVGAPIVIKADGLAAGKGVIVASLFDEAVEAVDKIMGGSFGEAGTKVVVEEYLEGQEVSLLCFCDGTTALPMVAVQDHKRALNGDLGLNTGGMGTYSPPSFWTKDIENQVVDKIVMPTLNIMQKRGAPFVGVLFLGLIMTESGPKVLEYNVRFGDPETQVVMALMRSDMLPVIEACINGRLAEVQAEWYEDTAVCVVMAAPGYPGDYEKGIPITLPQVDGQREMIFHAGTALQEGKTVSSGGRVLGVTVREDSLPAARTRVYELVEKIDFPDAHYRTDIGVKGLFK; encoded by the coding sequence AAATATTTTGGTTATCGGCGGAGGCGGCAGAGAGCATGCCCTGGCTTGGAAGCTTGCTCAAAGTCCGCTTTGCGCTAAAATATTCGTTGCACCGGGAAATGCCGGAACCGCTGAATGGAATGTTCCCATCAAAGCGGATGATTTTCCGGCTCTGATTAAGTTTGCGCAGGAGCAAAAGATAGAGATCACCATAGTTGGGCCGGAAGATCCGCTCAGTTTAGGGATAGTTAACGCTTTTCAAGCCGAAGGACTGAAAATTTTCGGACCGACCAGAGAAGCGGCCAGACTGGAGGGAAGCAAGGCCTTTGCCAAGGAGATCATGGATGAGGCGGCTGTTCCTACGGCACAATACAAGGTGTTTACTGATCAAGAAGAGGCGGAGGCTTATATTGGCCGGGTAGGTGCCCCTATTGTGATCAAGGCGGACGGATTGGCGGCAGGCAAAGGAGTCATTGTGGCCTCACTCTTTGATGAAGCTGTGGAAGCTGTAGACAAGATCATGGGAGGTTCCTTTGGTGAAGCCGGTACGAAGGTAGTTGTCGAAGAATATCTGGAAGGGCAGGAAGTAAGCCTGCTTTGTTTTTGCGACGGAACAACGGCTTTGCCTATGGTCGCGGTGCAGGATCATAAAAGAGCCTTAAACGGTGATCTGGGCCTGAACACCGGGGGTATGGGGACCTACAGCCCTCCTTCTTTCTGGACGAAAGACATCGAAAATCAGGTTGTGGACAAAATCGTGATGCCGACCCTCAATATTATGCAAAAAAGAGGCGCGCCCTTTGTCGGAGTATTATTTCTGGGACTGATCATGACAGAGAGTGGTCCAAAGGTGTTGGAATACAATGTCCGTTTCGGTGATCCTGAAACTCAGGTTGTCATGGCATTAATGAGATCGGATATGCTCCCGGTCATAGAAGCCTGTATTAATGGGCGCCTGGCTGAAGTTCAGGCTGAATGGTATGAGGATACAGCTGTTTGTGTAGTGATGGCCGCGCCGGGCTATCCCGGAGATTATGAGAAAGGAATTCCGATAACTCTCCCCCAGGTTGACGGGCAAAGGGAAATGATTTTTCATGCCGGAACCGCTTTGCAGGAAGGAAAAACAGTCAGTTCCGGAGGACGTGTCCTCGGAGTTACCGTTCGGGAAGATTCCCTGCCGGCGGCAAGGACCCGTGTTTATGAGCTGGTGGAAAAGATCGATTTCC